The stretch of DNA CCGTGCGTTGCGGGATTTACGGCCAACAACATGGCCTTCGCCCGTCACGCGCTGCCCGACCTTGACCCGGTTCACTGTCGAGCCAATGGCCGCCACTGTGCCGCCATATTCATGGCCGACCACCATAGGCACAGGCACGTTCTTTTGCGCCCAATCATCCCATTTATAAATATGCATATCCGTGCCGCAGATGGCGGTACGCTCAATTTTAATTAGCACCTCGTTGGGCGCAATCTCTGGCACAGGCACATCCTGCATCCAGAGGCCTTTTTCAGCCTTTGCTTTGACTAGCGCTTTCATCATACCGCTCATGAGATAACACCTAATTCACGGCCGACTTTAGTAAAGGCGGCGATAGCGGTGTCGATATGCTCCGACGTATGCGCCGCGCTCATTTGGGTGCGGATGCGGGCTTTGCCTTTAGGGACAACAGGGAAGAAAAATCCCGTGACGTAAATCCCCTCATCCATTAGCTGTGCCGCCATTTTCTGTGCAATGACGGCATCGCCTAGCATAACGGGTATAATTGGGTGATCGCCATCGGGTAATGTGAAACCTGCCTTAGTCATGCCGTCGCGGAATTGCTTGGCATTCGCGTTAATCTGGTCGCGCAATTCATCGCCCTGCTCCGCCATATCTATCGCCTTAAGACTCGCGCCGACAATGGTCGGGGCCAAGGAATTAGAAAATAAATAAGGCCGAGAGCGTTGACGGAGCATATCAATGACGCCTTGCTTAGCACATGTAAAACCGCCCATAGCCCCGCCGAGCGCTTTACCCAGCGTGCCTGTCAAAATATCGACACCGCCCAGAACGCCGCAATGCTCGGCAGAGCCGCGGCCCTTTTCGCCCATGAACCCTGTTGCGTGGCAATCATCGACCATCAGCAGCGCGCCGTATTTTTCTTTCAGCGTGATAATCTCTGGTAGTTTTGCGACAAAGCCGTCCATCGAAAACACACCGTCAGTGGCAATCATAATATGGCGCGCACCGTCCGCTTTGGCTTGCTTTAGCTGCGCCTCTAAATCTTCCATATCACTTGTTTTATAACGGTAGCGTTTGGCCTTACACAGGCGTATCCCGTCAATAATAGAGGCATGGTTTAGCGCATCAGATATAATCGCGTCCTCTGGCCCCAACAGTGGTTCAAACAATCCGCCATTGGCATCAAAACAGGCGGCATATAAAATACAATCCTCGTAACCTAGCCAGCTTGCAAGACGCTGTTCCAGCTCTCTATGTTGTTCTTGTGTACCGCAGATAAAGCGGAC from Fretibacter rubidus encodes:
- the kbl gene encoding glycine C-acetyltransferase, whose translation is MTAAFFDHIQTELSTIKADGLYKSERLITSKQAADIVVTTDGKTQEVINFCANNYLGLADSPALIQAGKDALDDHGFGMASVRFICGTQEQHRELEQRLASWLGYEDCILYAACFDANGGLFEPLLGPEDAIISDALNHASIIDGIRLCKAKRYRYKTSDMEDLEAQLKQAKADGARHIMIATDGVFSMDGFVAKLPEIITLKEKYGALLMVDDCHATGFMGEKGRGSAEHCGVLGGVDILTGTLGKALGGAMGGFTCAKQGVIDMLRQRSRPYLFSNSLAPTIVGASLKAIDMAEQGDELRDQINANAKQFRDGMTKAGFTLPDGDHPIIPVMLGDAVIAQKMAAQLMDEGIYVTGFFFPVVPKGKARIRTQMSAAHTSEHIDTAIAAFTKVGRELGVIS